In Longimicrobium sp., a genomic segment contains:
- a CDS encoding GNAT family N-acetyltransferase: MTDAPSADDILARLNAADGDALVWLPVNGRTFSPLLRPGDQIGVARCAVDDLQRGDLALVRRDGAWAVRVVAATLPLRVGTPRGRVDDAPGEVHGRVAAIRRGGRTLGFGAGWRAAAWAMQRAAAAARMVLGPAARLARTSAAGRRIRGRRVGPVHVRPVRPEDADALDAFCAGNLPRMRPYIVTQARTRWATAGAAVAAFDARGGVRGFVFVDEYRAEGTDLPGVWLRALAVDPSARRLGLGRELVREVIAEAHRRGAREIFVDVLETNRASIALMRGAGFIDSPPELVAEANRVLAASGEGPRVILRIARE, from the coding sequence GTGACCGACGCACCGTCCGCCGACGACATCCTGGCCCGGCTCAACGCCGCGGATGGGGATGCGCTCGTGTGGCTGCCGGTGAACGGCCGCACCTTCTCACCGCTCCTGCGCCCCGGCGACCAGATCGGCGTGGCGCGCTGCGCGGTGGATGATCTGCAACGGGGCGACCTGGCGCTCGTCCGCCGCGACGGCGCGTGGGCGGTGCGCGTCGTCGCCGCCACGCTGCCGCTGCGGGTGGGGACGCCGCGCGGGCGGGTGGACGACGCGCCCGGCGAGGTGCACGGCCGCGTCGCGGCGATCCGGCGCGGCGGGCGCACGCTGGGCTTCGGCGCGGGGTGGCGGGCGGCCGCGTGGGCGATGCAGCGCGCCGCGGCGGCCGCGCGGATGGTGCTCGGCCCGGCGGCGCGGCTCGCCAGGACGTCCGCGGCGGGGCGGCGGATCCGCGGGCGGCGCGTGGGGCCGGTGCACGTCCGCCCCGTCCGCCCGGAAGACGCGGACGCGCTGGACGCATTCTGCGCCGGGAACCTGCCGCGGATGCGCCCGTACATCGTCACGCAGGCGCGTACGCGCTGGGCGACGGCGGGCGCCGCCGTGGCCGCGTTCGACGCACGGGGTGGCGTGCGCGGCTTCGTCTTCGTGGACGAGTATCGGGCGGAGGGGACGGACCTGCCCGGCGTGTGGCTGCGCGCGCTCGCGGTCGATCCCTCCGCGCGGCGGCTGGGGCTGGGGCGCGAGCTGGTGCGCGAGGTGATCGCGGAAGCGCATCGCCGCGGCGCGCGCGAGATCTTCGTCGACGTGCTGGAGACGAACCGCGCGTCCATCGCGCTGATGCGCGGCGCGGGCTTCATCGACTCGCCGCCGGAGCTCGTCGCGGAGGCCAACCGCGTCCTCGCCGCCTCCGGCGAGGGCCCGCGCGTGATCCTCCGTATCGCCCGCGAATGA
- a CDS encoding YpdA family putative bacillithiol disulfide reductase, with protein MMAEQQVFDIAVVGAGPCGLAVGVAAKERGLSCVIFDQGPVTWSMYRYPTYTTFFSGPEKLEIANIPFTTSGDKPTRREGLRYYRKLVQYFGLNVHQYEGVTGIERAGGEFVVRTRIREVDDAQYRARNIVIATGYFDTPRRLDVPGGELPKVVHYFTEPFIYFDQDVIVIGAGNSAADAALTTWREGARVTMVHLFEGLDRGVKPWVRPDIENRITEGSIPALWRHRVVAIRPREVDVESLDTGRVRTIPNDWVLAMTGYVPDPGLLRELGVSIDAQTGIPAHDRNTMLTDVPGVYIAGVVAAGYDANKIFIENGKFHGPLIADAILGREPDPETVKKARSLAVAT; from the coding sequence ATGATGGCGGAGCAGCAGGTTTTCGACATCGCGGTGGTGGGGGCGGGGCCGTGCGGGCTGGCCGTGGGCGTGGCGGCCAAGGAGCGCGGGCTCTCCTGCGTGATCTTCGACCAGGGGCCGGTGACCTGGTCGATGTACCGCTATCCGACCTACACCACCTTCTTCAGCGGTCCGGAAAAGCTGGAGATCGCCAACATTCCGTTCACCACCTCCGGAGACAAGCCCACCCGCCGCGAGGGGCTGCGCTACTATCGCAAGCTGGTGCAGTACTTCGGGCTGAACGTGCACCAGTACGAGGGCGTCACCGGCATCGAGCGGGCGGGCGGCGAGTTCGTGGTGCGCACCCGCATCCGCGAGGTGGACGATGCGCAGTACCGCGCCCGCAACATCGTGATCGCCACCGGCTACTTCGACACGCCGCGGCGGCTGGACGTGCCCGGCGGAGAGCTGCCCAAGGTGGTGCACTACTTCACCGAGCCCTTCATCTACTTCGACCAGGACGTGATCGTGATCGGCGCGGGGAACAGCGCGGCCGACGCGGCGCTCACCACCTGGCGCGAGGGCGCGCGGGTGACGATGGTGCACCTGTTCGAGGGGCTGGACCGCGGGGTGAAGCCGTGGGTGCGCCCCGACATCGAGAACCGCATCACCGAGGGCTCCATCCCCGCGCTCTGGCGCCACCGCGTGGTGGCCATCCGCCCGCGCGAGGTGGACGTGGAGAGCCTGGACACCGGCCGGGTGCGCACGATCCCCAACGACTGGGTGCTGGCGATGACGGGGTACGTGCCCGACCCCGGCCTGCTGCGCGAGCTGGGCGTGAGCATCGACGCGCAGACCGGCATCCCCGCGCACGACCGCAACACGATGCTGACGGACGTGCCGGGCGTGTACATCGCGGGCGTGGTGGCGGCGGGGTACGACGCGAACAAGATCTTCATCGAGAACGGCAAGTTCCACGGGCCGCTGATCGCCGACGCCATCCTGGGCCGCGAGCCGGACCCGGAGACGGTGAAGAAGGCCAGGTCGCTGGCCGTGGCGACCTGA
- a CDS encoding Shedu immune nuclease family protein, with product MSHSYRVESTSSRTARVEDIWLHLPENQDTARTRRILRVEIIDNPKNNEARVKACILHQRRHSSSSPWHDVDAFNLTQLKAGQEVRIQLDSAETLDLYRELERLYRLGEDGVPRGKRRLVVADEDEALIVKGPAREILEELHGSAGDQLWELLSDLNPNLFRAVALAKLHEIREQAVVEFEVHLTAGDWSESEWQNFFENNTWIFGYGLSYRFLSPVETQPHYGGTLVTGTGGQQGDFLAATEAEIRFTVLVEIKTPDSTLVGNQPYRNKVHLIGRELAGGVAQLQSNCRTWEIYGATNEENRGRLETTHSYTVMPKGILIIGHTRQLDTITKRTSFELFRRNLVNPEVITFDELLQRARHLLLTEEKRLDRVEPEDDLPF from the coding sequence ATGTCGCACTCGTACCGTGTTGAGAGCACGTCGTCGCGAACGGCCAGAGTTGAGGACATTTGGCTTCACCTACCAGAGAATCAAGACACTGCGAGGACTCGACGAATTCTTCGCGTGGAAATCATCGACAATCCCAAGAACAACGAGGCGCGAGTAAAAGCCTGTATTCTGCATCAGAGGCGACATTCAAGTTCCTCGCCGTGGCACGACGTTGATGCATTTAATCTGACTCAGTTAAAGGCGGGACAAGAGGTTCGGATACAGTTGGATTCGGCCGAGACGTTGGACCTGTACCGCGAGCTTGAGCGGCTTTATAGACTAGGGGAAGATGGTGTCCCACGCGGGAAGCGGCGACTAGTTGTCGCTGACGAGGATGAGGCGCTCATTGTGAAGGGCCCAGCGAGGGAGATCCTAGAAGAATTGCATGGAAGTGCCGGCGACCAGCTTTGGGAACTGTTGAGTGATTTAAATCCAAACCTATTCCGCGCAGTTGCGCTTGCAAAACTTCACGAGATACGAGAACAAGCAGTTGTCGAGTTCGAGGTGCACCTTACTGCAGGCGATTGGTCAGAAAGCGAGTGGCAGAATTTTTTCGAAAACAATACTTGGATTTTCGGTTACGGTCTTTCTTATCGCTTTTTATCACCTGTTGAAACTCAGCCGCATTACGGAGGTACTCTCGTAACAGGTACAGGAGGTCAGCAGGGGGATTTCCTTGCTGCGACGGAAGCGGAAATTCGCTTCACGGTACTTGTTGAGATCAAAACACCTGATAGTACATTGGTGGGAAATCAGCCGTATCGAAATAAGGTTCATCTGATCGGTAGAGAACTGGCTGGCGGAGTTGCACAACTTCAGTCCAATTGTCGCACGTGGGAAATCTACGGCGCCACGAACGAAGAAAATCGGGGGCGTCTTGAGACGACTCATAGCTACACGGTAATGCCTAAAGGTATTTTGATCATCGGTCACACTCGTCAACTCGACACGATCACGAAACGCACCTCGTTCGAATTATTTCGGCGAAACCTCGTGAACCCGGAAGTTATCACTTTCGACGAACTGTTACAGCGTGCTCGGCACCTACTCCTTACTGAAGAGAAGCGATTGGATCGTGTTGAGCCGGAGGATGATCTACCGTTCTAA
- a CDS encoding PLP-dependent aspartate aminotransferase family protein — translation MSDSDRTGPSTRAVHAGEGARDLNAPVVNPIVLSTTFYNAPDGEGPVLYQRYGNAPNHVLAEERVAALEGAEDAVILASGMAAMACAVLSVVQAGDHIVATEAIYGGTRALLETELPRLGITATFVDMFQPGWTDAFRPNTKLVMGESPSNPLLRVMDLAALAHESHARGATVIVDSTFASPLNCRPLEHGVDLVMHSATKYLGGHSDVTAGVIAGSRARVKAVRDRAKVWGPALDPHAVWLLERGMKTLALRMERHNANGLAVAAWAETHPGIARVHYPGLVSHPDHETARRVLHGFGGMIGLEIAGGGPAAAKFVRALKLAKLAPSLGGVETLMSEPRYTSHAAMTPAQREANGIRDGFIRVSLGIEDAADIIADLEQALAVVAAGAGAEERTGVAAD, via the coding sequence ATGAGTGACTCCGACCGCACCGGCCCGTCCACCCGCGCGGTGCACGCCGGCGAGGGCGCGCGCGACCTGAACGCGCCGGTGGTGAACCCCATCGTCCTGTCGACCACGTTCTACAACGCGCCCGACGGCGAGGGGCCGGTCCTGTACCAGCGCTACGGCAACGCGCCCAACCACGTGCTGGCCGAGGAGCGCGTCGCCGCGCTGGAGGGCGCGGAGGACGCCGTCATCCTGGCCAGCGGGATGGCGGCGATGGCGTGCGCGGTCCTTTCCGTGGTCCAGGCGGGCGACCACATCGTGGCGACCGAGGCCATCTACGGCGGCACGCGCGCGCTGCTGGAGACGGAGCTGCCGCGGCTGGGGATCACGGCGACATTCGTGGACATGTTCCAGCCCGGGTGGACGGACGCCTTCCGCCCGAACACGAAGCTGGTGATGGGCGAGAGCCCGTCGAACCCGCTGCTGCGGGTGATGGACCTGGCCGCGCTGGCGCACGAGTCGCACGCGCGCGGGGCGACGGTGATCGTCGATTCCACCTTCGCGTCGCCGCTGAACTGCCGGCCGCTGGAGCACGGCGTGGACCTGGTGATGCACAGCGCCACCAAGTACCTGGGCGGCCACAGCGACGTGACCGCGGGCGTGATCGCCGGGAGCCGCGCGCGGGTGAAGGCGGTGCGCGACCGCGCGAAGGTGTGGGGCCCGGCGCTGGATCCGCACGCCGTGTGGCTGCTGGAGCGGGGGATGAAGACGCTGGCGCTCAGGATGGAGCGCCACAACGCGAACGGGCTGGCGGTGGCCGCGTGGGCCGAGACGCACCCCGGGATCGCGCGGGTGCACTACCCGGGACTCGTGTCGCACCCCGACCACGAGACCGCGCGGCGCGTGCTGCACGGCTTCGGGGGGATGATCGGACTGGAGATCGCGGGCGGCGGGCCGGCGGCCGCGAAGTTCGTGCGCGCGCTGAAGCTGGCGAAGCTGGCCCCGTCTCTGGGCGGCGTGGAGACGCTGATGAGCGAGCCGCGCTACACCAGCCACGCGGCCATGACGCCCGCCCAGCGCGAGGCCAACGGCATCCGCGACGGCTTCATCCGCGTCTCCCTCGGCATCGAGGACGCCGCCGACATCATTGCCGACCTGGAGCAGGCGCTGGCGGTGGTCGCGGCGGGTGCGGGGGCGGAGGAGCGCACGGGGGTGGCGGCGGATTAA
- a CDS encoding peptidylprolyl isomerase, giving the protein MKTATFETNKGTFTAELYDDAAPGTVANFEKLAQSGFYDGIIFHRVIPDFVVQGGDPITKEKGLNHPTVGTGGPGWKIKCETQGNPHRHEDGSLSMAHAGKDTGGSQFFIVLSEANTRHLNGVHTVFGKVTQGLDVVHQLARGDRMDRVTVADA; this is encoded by the coding sequence ATGAAGACCGCGACCTTCGAGACCAACAAGGGCACCTTCACCGCCGAGCTGTACGACGACGCGGCGCCGGGAACGGTGGCCAACTTCGAGAAGCTGGCCCAGAGCGGCTTCTACGACGGCATCATCTTCCACCGCGTGATCCCCGACTTCGTGGTGCAGGGCGGCGACCCCATCACGAAGGAGAAGGGGCTGAACCACCCCACGGTCGGCACCGGCGGGCCGGGGTGGAAGATCAAGTGCGAGACGCAGGGCAATCCCCATCGCCACGAGGACGGGTCGCTGTCGATGGCGCACGCGGGGAAGGACACCGGCGGGAGCCAGTTCTTCATCGTGCTGAGCGAGGCCAACACCCGGCACCTGAACGGGGTGCACACCGTGTTCGGCAAGGTGACGCAGGGGCTGGACGTGGTGCACCAGCTGGCGCGGGGCGACCGCATGGACCGGGTGACCGTCGCCGACGCCTGA